In a genomic window of Spirosoma agri:
- a CDS encoding aminotransferase class V-fold PLP-dependent enzyme encodes MITFYPGPSKVYPQVADYAAEAIREGVVSLNHRSAGFMAIVKETVRLLHDKLAIPADYHIAFVSSATECWEIVAQSLTGQASLHPYGGAFGKKWAEYAYRIKPPVELNQADVLCLVQNETSNGTQVTMETLAQFRRDFSGKDGSALIAVDAVSSMAGIAFDWTLADVWFASVQKCFGLPAGLAVLIYSPAALSKAQAIGENDHYNSLLFIHENFAKFQTPYTPNGLGIYLLMRVMQQVQPIAEVDAITRKRAASWYTFFEQEMASSPFRLLVKNPAERSDTVIAIEGSEADVKTIKQAAQQAGITLGNGYGDWKTTTFRIANFPAITDSEIETLKRFLLSFQQHYS; translated from the coding sequence ATGATTACCTTTTACCCTGGTCCATCGAAAGTATATCCGCAGGTAGCCGACTACGCAGCCGAAGCCATTCGCGAAGGCGTTGTCAGTTTGAACCACCGTAGCGCGGGGTTCATGGCTATTGTCAAAGAGACGGTCAGGTTATTGCACGACAAGCTGGCCATCCCCGCCGATTACCACATTGCGTTCGTGTCGTCGGCAACGGAGTGTTGGGAAATTGTGGCACAGTCGCTGACGGGGCAGGCCAGTCTACATCCATACGGAGGTGCTTTTGGCAAAAAATGGGCAGAATACGCCTACCGCATCAAACCACCGGTTGAACTTAATCAGGCCGATGTACTGTGTCTCGTACAGAATGAAACCTCGAACGGTACGCAGGTCACGATGGAAACACTGGCGCAGTTTCGACGGGACTTTTCCGGAAAAGACGGTTCAGCCCTGATTGCTGTAGATGCGGTATCATCGATGGCCGGTATCGCTTTCGACTGGACCTTGGCCGATGTCTGGTTCGCGTCGGTGCAGAAGTGCTTCGGTTTACCGGCCGGACTGGCGGTATTGATTTATTCACCGGCGGCACTCAGCAAGGCGCAGGCCATCGGCGAAAACGACCACTATAACAGTCTGCTGTTCATTCACGAAAACTTCGCAAAGTTCCAGACGCCTTACACACCCAATGGGCTGGGCATTTACCTGCTCATGCGCGTAATGCAGCAAGTACAGCCCATTGCCGAGGTCGATGCGATCACCAGAAAACGAGCGGCCAGCTGGTACACCTTTTTCGAACAGGAAATGGCATCATCGCCCTTCCGGTTGTTAGTCAAAAATCCGGCCGAGCGATCCGATACGGTGATTGCCATCGAGGGTTCCGAAGCAGATGTCAAGACGATCAAACAGGCTGCTCAACAGGCGGGTATCACGCTGGGCAATGGCTATGGCGACTGGAAAACGACGACCTTCCGCATTGCCAATTTCCCGGCCATTACTGACAGTGAGATTGAAACCTTAAAGCGATTCCTTTTGTCATTCCAGCAGCACTACTCGTAG
- a CDS encoding SixA phosphatase family protein, giving the protein MPLTLYIVRHAKAEDRSPFMNDHSRELTSDGIMAAARMGRYLHNKAIHPQVIISSTAPRARDTAKVIAEQLGFDQTTIQLNEPLFEGGPKAYLAAVNALPNDIDSAMIVGHNPDVSYFAEFLTHQSVGSMSKGAVVAVTFADVSWPEVSGRTGSVAFEIAPKQLPHDQ; this is encoded by the coding sequence ATGCCCCTTACACTTTATATCGTTCGGCATGCAAAAGCCGAAGACCGGTCCCCGTTCATGAACGATCACAGTCGTGAATTGACCTCCGACGGCATTATGGCAGCCGCCCGGATGGGTCGTTATCTGCACAACAAAGCTATTCATCCCCAGGTCATTATCAGTAGTACCGCGCCCCGCGCCCGCGACACAGCAAAAGTCATTGCGGAACAGCTTGGCTTTGATCAAACAACGATTCAACTGAATGAACCGCTGTTTGAAGGGGGTCCGAAAGCGTATCTGGCTGCGGTCAATGCCCTGCCTAACGATATCGACTCAGCCATGATCGTTGGTCATAATCCGGATGTTTCTTACTTCGCCGAATTTCTGACGCATCAATCGGTTGGTTCGATGAGCAAGGGTGCCGTTGTTGCCGTTACGTTTGCCGATGTTTCCTGGCCGGAAGTGTCCGGACGAACGGGTAGCGTAGCCTTCGAGATCGCTCCCAAACAGCTACCGCACGATCAATAA
- the xerD gene encoding site-specific tyrosine recombinase XerD: MWQSYINAFKNYLKLERSLSENSVEAYLHDAEKLYQFILLTEPELSPMQMTEKQLLNFLAYLGELGLSAHSQARILSGLKSFFSYLILENLIQIDPTQLVEAPKLGRKLPDTLSFPEIEGMLAAIDLSTPGGTRDRAMLEVLYSSGLRVSELLNLRLTNCFFDAGFIRVIGKGDKMRLVPIGQDAMHYTRIYIEHVRSTLDIQKGDEDAIFLNLRGKQLSRISVFTTIKKLADEVGIQKNISPHTFRHSFATHLIEGGADLRAVQQMLGHESITTTEIYTHLDRDYLQQTLREFHPRSQKRKG, translated from the coding sequence ATGTGGCAAAGTTATATAAACGCCTTCAAGAACTACCTTAAACTCGAACGGTCGTTGTCCGAAAACTCCGTAGAAGCTTACCTGCACGACGCCGAAAAACTCTATCAGTTCATCCTGCTAACTGAGCCCGAGTTGTCGCCCATGCAAATGACGGAGAAGCAGTTACTGAACTTTTTGGCCTATCTGGGCGAGTTGGGTTTATCGGCGCATAGTCAGGCGCGCATCCTGTCGGGATTAAAATCATTTTTTAGCTATCTGATCCTCGAAAACCTGATCCAGATCGATCCGACGCAATTGGTGGAAGCCCCGAAGCTGGGCCGGAAACTGCCCGACACGCTCAGTTTTCCCGAAATTGAAGGGATGCTGGCTGCTATTGACCTGTCGACACCCGGTGGCACCCGCGACCGGGCTATGCTCGAAGTCCTGTACAGTTCGGGCCTTCGGGTGTCGGAATTGCTCAATTTACGGTTGACAAATTGCTTTTTTGACGCGGGGTTCATCCGTGTCATTGGCAAAGGCGATAAGATGCGACTAGTTCCCATTGGACAGGATGCTATGCACTACACGCGCATCTATATCGAGCACGTTCGTTCGACACTGGATATTCAGAAAGGGGACGAAGATGCCATTTTCCTCAACCTGCGCGGGAAACAATTATCCCGTATTTCAGTCTTTACAACCATCAAAAAATTAGCGGACGAGGTAGGAATTCAAAAAAATATCAGCCCGCACACGTTCCGGCATTCATTTGCCACGCACCTGATCGAAGGCGGGGCCGATCTGCGGGCCGTTCAGCAGATGTTGGGACACGAATCAATTACTACCACCGAGATATACACCCACCTCGACCGCGACTACTTACAGCAAACGCTTCGGGAGTTTCACCCGAGAAGTCAGAAACGGAAGGGTTAG
- a CDS encoding adenosylcobinamide-GDP ribazoletransferase — translation MRLFFTALMFYTRLPVPKSIDHSAEALNRSTVFFPLIGWIVGGIGVGMYWLCTLLFPPTYLPILFSMIATVWVTGAFHEDGFADVCDGFGGGWTKEKILTIMKDSRLGTYGTIGLGLLLAVKFFALQSMLTVESFGWGVALKYISAHSLSRLTATTVIRALPYAREDLDAKAKPIAQGITAGQLTIAAIFGLLPLIALVVYTTLWIYLLFLIPLALVRWRLVWFFGKWLGGYTGDCLGATQQITEVIIYLSFVSLLWVSV, via the coding sequence TTGAGACTCTTCTTTACCGCCCTCATGTTTTACACCCGATTACCGGTGCCAAAATCGATCGATCACTCGGCGGAGGCCTTGAATCGGTCGACGGTATTTTTTCCGCTGATCGGCTGGATCGTGGGCGGGATTGGGGTTGGTATGTACTGGCTATGTACGCTACTGTTCCCGCCAACCTATTTACCGATTCTGTTCAGCATGATTGCTACGGTCTGGGTGACGGGCGCTTTTCACGAAGACGGGTTCGCTGATGTATGCGATGGCTTCGGCGGTGGCTGGACGAAAGAGAAAATTCTGACCATCATGAAAGACAGCCGTCTGGGAACCTACGGTACCATTGGTCTGGGGTTACTGTTGGCGGTCAAATTTTTCGCGCTGCAATCGATGCTGACCGTTGAATCGTTTGGGTGGGGGGTCGCGCTGAAGTACATTTCAGCCCATAGCCTGAGTCGGTTGACGGCCACAACGGTTATTCGGGCTCTGCCCTACGCCCGCGAAGACCTCGACGCTAAGGCAAAGCCCATTGCGCAGGGCATTACCGCTGGTCAGCTAACCATCGCGGCTATTTTCGGTTTACTACCCCTGATTGCACTGGTCGTGTATACAACCCTCTGGATCTATTTACTTTTCCTGATTCCGCTGGCTTTGGTTCGGTGGCGGCTCGTGTGGTTTTTCGGGAAGTGGCTCGGCGGCTACACCGGCGATTGCCTCGGTGCTACTCAACAAATTACCGAAGTTATTATTTACCTGTCGTTTGTTTCCTTACTCTGGGTCTCAGTCTGA
- the cobT gene encoding nicotinate-nucleotide--dimethylbenzimidazole phosphoribosyltransferase encodes MTLTSSLITLETTVRQRIDHKTKPLGALGRLEELALQIALIQRTETPALSNPHLLVFAGDHGLAAEGVSAYPADITYSMVRNFIAGGAAINVFCRQNGLNLLVCDVGVNGSFEENTDNFVKYKIRPGTRNMRYEAAMTPDECEAAIDAGKTLVNGVQYRDCNVIGFGEMGIGNTASAALLMHRLTNLPLEQCVGRGTGLTDSGLAHKRSILREVADQYVQLTDPMAILTAMGGLEIAAIVGGLLQATENGMLILIDGFIATAALLVAHALNPAVRQHCIFCHQSDETGHQLMLNFLNAQPLLTLNLRLGEGTGCALAYPIVQAAVGMLNEMATMDSL; translated from the coding sequence ATGACGCTCACTTCATCACTCATTACGTTAGAAACGACCGTTCGCCAGCGCATCGATCATAAAACGAAACCACTTGGTGCACTGGGTCGGCTCGAAGAACTGGCCCTTCAAATCGCCTTGATCCAACGGACGGAGACACCCGCTCTCAGCAATCCGCACCTGTTGGTTTTTGCGGGCGATCATGGACTGGCGGCTGAAGGCGTCAGCGCTTACCCAGCCGACATTACCTATAGCATGGTCAGAAACTTCATCGCGGGCGGTGCGGCCATCAACGTGTTTTGCCGGCAGAATGGGCTGAACCTGTTAGTGTGCGATGTAGGCGTCAACGGTTCCTTCGAAGAAAACACCGATAACTTTGTAAAATATAAGATCCGGCCGGGCACCCGTAACATGCGCTACGAGGCTGCCATGACACCCGACGAATGCGAAGCGGCTATTGATGCCGGAAAAACGCTGGTCAATGGGGTTCAATACCGGGATTGCAACGTGATTGGTTTCGGCGAAATGGGCATCGGCAACACCGCTTCTGCCGCGCTGTTGATGCACCGCCTGACGAATCTGCCGCTGGAGCAATGCGTTGGTCGCGGGACGGGGCTTACGGACTCCGGGCTGGCTCATAAACGGTCGATCCTACGGGAAGTCGCTGATCAATACGTTCAGCTAACCGACCCCATGGCCATTTTGACGGCCATGGGCGGTCTGGAGATTGCGGCCATTGTGGGCGGTTTATTACAGGCCACCGAAAACGGTATGCTCATCCTAATCGACGGATTTATTGCCACGGCGGCTCTGCTGGTCGCCCATGCCCTTAACCCTGCCGTACGACAGCATTGTATTTTCTGCCATCAATCTGACGAGACCGGCCATCAGTTGATGCTCAACTTTTTAAATGCGCAGCCCCTGCTCACGCTTAATCTGCGACTGGGCGAAGGTACTGGGTGTGCCCTTGCCTACCCCATCGTGCAGGCTGCCGTCGGGATGCTGAATGAAATGGCCACGATGGACAGTTTATAA
- the cobC gene encoding alpha-ribazole phosphatase family protein — protein sequence MDVYLIRHTEVAVGRRVAYGQSDVDLADTYEEQRDRLLAHLPGDDPAWQRPSAIFSSPLSRCQRLASDLAAAFSPGSQIETAPGQTAVVGEHPLPVQFDDRLKEFFFGDWEMTPWADIGREVLDPWMADFVNVRTPNGENFSDVFERVSAFWQEKIQPLAQVQSSEPVFVVSHGGVIRALLCLFLDLSLQNAYRLNLDYGAVTKLTITDSSYTVQYINR from the coding sequence ATGGACGTTTACCTGATTCGTCATACCGAAGTTGCCGTTGGGCGACGTGTTGCCTACGGACAATCGGACGTTGACCTTGCCGACACGTATGAAGAACAGCGGGATCGGCTGCTGGCTCATCTGCCCGGTGACGATCCGGCATGGCAACGTCCATCGGCTATTTTCTCTTCGCCACTAAGCCGCTGTCAGCGATTAGCCAGTGATCTGGCGGCTGCGTTTTCACCTGGGAGTCAGATCGAAACCGCACCGGGTCAGACTGCCGTTGTCGGTGAGCATCCGCTACCGGTGCAGTTCGATGACCGACTCAAAGAATTCTTTTTCGGCGATTGGGAAATGACCCCCTGGGCTGACATTGGTCGTGAGGTGCTGGACCCGTGGATGGCTGATTTCGTAAACGTCAGAACCCCAAACGGTGAGAATTTCAGCGATGTTTTCGAACGGGTTAGCGCTTTCTGGCAGGAGAAAATTCAGCCATTGGCGCAGGTGCAATCGTCTGAGCCCGTATTCGTTGTTTCGCATGGTGGCGTGATTCGGGCTTTGCTCTGTCTGTTTCTGGATTTATCTTTGCAGAATGCCTACCGTCTTAATCTCGACTATGGCGCGGTGACGAAACTCACAATCACGGATTCTTCGTACACGGTTCAATACATTAACCGCTGA
- a CDS encoding MarC family protein: MFNIKEIASVTLILFSVIDVIGSLPVIIDLRKKVGKIESERATLVSGALMVSFLFVGERLLKLFGVDVASFAVAGALIIFLIGLEMILGRTIFKPDETSTGGATHIVPIAFPLIAGAGTLTTIISLRAEYQIVNIIVGIVLNLFLIYAVLKSSGWLETRLGSGGLAVLRKIFGIILLAIAIKLFKTNLIADF; the protein is encoded by the coding sequence ATGTTCAACATAAAGGAAATTGCTTCAGTTACGCTCATCTTGTTCTCCGTTATCGACGTAATTGGCTCATTACCAGTTATTATTGATCTGCGCAAAAAAGTCGGCAAGATCGAATCCGAACGGGCAACGCTGGTATCGGGTGCGCTTATGGTCTCGTTCCTGTTCGTTGGCGAACGCCTACTGAAATTATTTGGCGTCGATGTTGCCTCATTTGCGGTAGCCGGTGCCCTGATTATCTTTCTGATTGGCCTGGAGATGATTCTGGGCCGCACCATTTTCAAACCCGACGAAACCAGTACGGGCGGAGCAACGCACATCGTACCCATCGCTTTTCCGCTCATTGCGGGTGCCGGGACGTTAACGACCATTATCTCCCTGCGCGCGGAATACCAGATCGTTAACATCATCGTCGGTATTGTACTGAATCTGTTCCTGATCTACGCGGTTCTGAAATCATCGGGCTGGCTCGAAACCCGGTTAGGATCAGGTGGACTGGCGGTACTTCGTAAAATCTTCGGCATCATCCTCTTGGCAATCGCCATTAAGCTGTTCAAAACCAACCTGATCGCTGATTTCTAA
- the gloA2 gene encoding SMU1112c/YaeR family gloxylase I-like metalloprotein, whose product MLNLAAVHHIAIICSDYPTSKHFYTDILGLTILGEVYRHERQSYKLDLALNGQYIIELFSFPSPQKRPSRPEALGLRHLAFAVHDLDAAVAQLNQQGVVTEPIRVDEQTGRRFTFFADPDDLPLELYEA is encoded by the coding sequence ATGCTGAACCTAGCCGCCGTACACCACATTGCCATCATCTGTTCGGACTACCCAACGTCCAAACATTTTTACACCGATATACTGGGTCTAACGATCCTGGGCGAGGTCTATCGCCACGAACGACAGTCGTACAAATTAGATCTGGCCCTCAACGGTCAGTACATAATTGAGCTGTTTTCGTTTCCAAGCCCACAAAAACGACCTTCCCGACCCGAAGCACTCGGTCTGCGCCATCTGGCCTTTGCCGTACACGACCTTGATGCCGCTGTCGCTCAACTGAATCAACAAGGTGTAGTAACCGAACCGATCCGAGTCGATGAGCAAACGGGTCGGCGATTTACCTTTTTTGCTGACCCGGACGATTTACCCCTTGAGTTGTACGAAGCGTAA
- a CDS encoding aminotransferase class V-fold PLP-dependent enzyme, producing MENISLKNQQTQFSLPDGIHYLNCATRAPLSKLAEQAGYDAVRRDTNPFGLRPDDFFRGAVRVRALFSELINNPDPDRIAIVPSVSYGMAVVARNLPHKPGIQAGQTIVLLESEFPSDVYAWERVSQEVGLTIKTVRMPDQFPKGPVWNERLLDAIGPDTALVLAPPVHWMYGVQFDLEAVGKRAREVGAWFAVDGTQAIGALPFDLAASQPDAVVCAGYKWLMGPYSLGLAYFGPAFDEGIPLEEGWMNRLDSNQFHRLMDYQPAYRPKAYRYNVGEQSHFIQMPMLEASLTQLLDWKPERIQAYTEDLMQHAWPALEQLGCFIEPVHGKQGRSHHLVGLWLPDYADPMAVQQALLAEKVAVSPRARALRIAPHLYNTPADVDALVGVLTDVLKR from the coding sequence ATGGAAAATATTTCTCTAAAAAATCAGCAAACGCAATTTAGTTTACCAGACGGTATCCATTATTTGAATTGCGCCACCCGTGCACCCTTAAGTAAGTTAGCCGAGCAGGCTGGTTACGATGCAGTTAGACGGGATACGAACCCGTTTGGTCTCCGTCCCGACGATTTTTTTCGCGGAGCCGTCCGCGTTCGTGCGTTATTCTCCGAATTGATCAATAATCCTGACCCCGATCGGATTGCAATCGTGCCATCTGTTTCCTACGGTATGGCTGTGGTTGCCCGTAACCTGCCTCATAAGCCCGGTATACAGGCTGGGCAGACGATCGTCCTTCTCGAAAGCGAATTTCCGAGTGATGTGTACGCCTGGGAACGCGTCAGTCAGGAAGTGGGGCTAACGATCAAGACGGTTCGTATGCCCGATCAATTTCCCAAAGGACCCGTCTGGAACGAACGATTACTCGATGCGATCGGACCCGATACCGCCCTGGTACTGGCTCCCCCCGTGCACTGGATGTATGGCGTTCAGTTCGACCTGGAGGCAGTCGGAAAACGGGCGCGGGAGGTAGGGGCGTGGTTTGCCGTAGACGGGACACAGGCCATCGGTGCGCTGCCGTTTGATCTGGCGGCCAGTCAACCTGACGCAGTTGTATGTGCTGGTTATAAATGGCTGATGGGGCCTTATTCGCTGGGGTTAGCGTATTTCGGTCCCGCTTTCGATGAGGGCATTCCGCTAGAAGAGGGCTGGATGAATCGACTGGACAGTAATCAATTTCACCGGTTGATGGATTATCAGCCCGCTTACCGACCCAAGGCGTATCGCTACAACGTCGGCGAACAGTCCCATTTTATCCAGATGCCCATGCTGGAGGCATCGCTGACGCAGCTGCTTGACTGGAAACCCGAACGAATTCAGGCGTATACGGAAGATCTGATGCAACACGCGTGGCCAGCACTGGAGCAACTTGGCTGTTTCATCGAACCCGTACACGGTAAACAGGGACGCAGTCACCATCTGGTTGGGCTTTGGTTGCCCGACTACGCCGACCCAATGGCTGTTCAACAGGCGCTGCTGGCCGAGAAGGTTGCCGTTTCGCCCCGCGCCCGGGCTCTGCGAATCGCACCACATCTGTACAATACACCCGCTGATGTCGATGCACTGGTGGGCGTACTGACAGACGTACTCAAGCGGTAG
- the aroQ gene encoding type II 3-dehydroquinate dehydratase — protein MKQILIINGPNLNLLGKREPGIYGNRSFVDYLKTLEDLFPDVQLRYFQSNHEGELLDKIHELGFTIDGIVINAGAYTHTSIAIADALSAITAPAVEVHISNVHARESFRHHSYLSAKCKGVVVGLGLKGYEMAVRYLISE, from the coding sequence ATGAAACAGATCCTCATCATTAACGGCCCCAACCTGAACCTGCTCGGCAAACGCGAACCGGGTATTTATGGCAACCGCTCGTTCGTCGATTACCTCAAAACGCTGGAAGATCTGTTTCCCGATGTGCAACTTCGCTATTTTCAGTCGAATCACGAGGGTGAGCTGCTGGATAAAATCCATGAGCTTGGCTTTACCATCGATGGTATCGTGATCAATGCAGGGGCTTATACCCACACCTCCATTGCTATTGCCGACGCGCTCTCGGCCATTACGGCCCCGGCGGTTGAGGTCCATATCTCTAACGTGCACGCCCGCGAATCGTTTCGTCACCACAGTTATCTGTCGGCCAAATGCAAGGGTGTCGTCGTTGGTCTTGGTCTCAAAGGCTACGAGATGGCCGTACGATACCTGATCAGTGAGTAA
- a CDS encoding pyrophosphohydrolase domain-containing protein: protein MHSPDSLTQVAEFHRTFHAPVLDTPQIPSESRCGLRVALLAEELDEFREAIVAGDIVAVADALCDLQYVLSGAVLEFGLGDKFKALFEEVQRSNMSKACLTVEEAEATVAQYQAKGVDCHYVESDGKFLVYRDADQKTLKSINYSPADLETILNVD, encoded by the coding sequence ATGCATTCACCTGATTCACTTACCCAGGTTGCGGAATTTCACCGCACCTTTCATGCCCCCGTTCTCGACACACCCCAAATTCCATCCGAATCCCGTTGTGGACTGCGGGTAGCGCTGCTGGCCGAAGAACTCGACGAATTTAGAGAAGCCATCGTCGCGGGTGACATTGTCGCGGTGGCCGATGCGCTCTGCGATTTACAATATGTTCTGTCTGGTGCGGTGCTGGAATTTGGCCTGGGCGATAAATTCAAGGCCCTGTTCGAAGAAGTTCAACGGTCGAACATGAGCAAAGCTTGCCTGACCGTCGAAGAGGCCGAAGCAACCGTAGCGCAGTACCAGGCGAAAGGTGTTGATTGCCACTATGTTGAATCAGACGGTAAATTCCTGGTCTACCGCGACGCCGACCAGAAAACGCTCAAGAGTATCAACTACTCCCCTGCCGATCTAGAAACCATACTAAACGTCGATTGA